A region from the Lutra lutra chromosome 1, mLutLut1.2, whole genome shotgun sequence genome encodes:
- the LOC125085286 gene encoding putative gustatory receptor clone PTE01 gives MPIHFVHFPNPLFFFRRCPSYIEPQNLTRVSEFFLTGLSDDPELQPLLFGLFLSMYLVTLLGNLLIIQAVCSDPHIHTPMYFFLSNLSLADIGFTSTTIPKMIVDIQTQSTAISYMGCLTQMSFFMLFGSLDSLLLAVMAYDRFVAICHPLRYLVIMNPRLCGLLVLTSFFISLLVSQMHNSVVLQLTYFKDVEISHFFCDPSQLLNLACSDTFTNNIVMYFVGAISGFLPISGILFSYYKIVSSILRVPSTGGQHKAFSTCGSHLSVVCLFYGTGLGVYLSSAVSRSPRKGAVASVVYTVVTPMLNPFIYSLRNRDIKRAMWRLFSKTI, from the coding sequence ATGCCCATTCACTTCGTTCACTTTCCcaaccctcttttctttttcagaaggtGTCCAAGCTACATAGAACCACAAAATCTAACACGTGTCTCAGAATTCTTCCTCACGGGACTCTCAGATGATCCAGAACTGCAACCCCTTCTCTTTGGGCTGTTCCTGTCCATGTACCTGGTCACCTTGCTTGGGAACCTGCTCATCATCCAGGCCGTCTGCTCTGACCCCCACatccacacccccatgtacttcttcctgtcCAACCTGTCCTTGGCTGACATTGGTTTCACTTCTACCACAATACCTAAGATGATCGTGGACATCCAAACTCAGAGCACAGCCATCTCCTATATGGGTTGCCTGACTCAGATgtctttttttatgctttttggaTCTTTGGATAGTCTCCTCCTGGCTGTGATGGCATATGACCGGTTCGTGGCCATCTGTCACCCCCTGCGCTACTTGGTCATCATGAACCCCCGCCTCTGTGGCCTGCTGGTTTTGACATCTTTTTTCATCAGCCTGTTGGTCTCCCAGATGCACAATTCAGTTGTGTTGCAACTCACCTATTTCAAGGATGtggaaatttctcatttcttctgtgACCCTTCTCAGCTCCTGAACCTTGCCTGTTCTGACACTTTCACCAACAACATAGTCATGTATTTTGTTGGTGCCATCTCTGGCTTTCTCCCTATCTCAGGGATCcttttttcttactataaaatTGTCTCCTCCATTCTGAGAGTCCCATCCACAGGTGGGCAGCACAAAGCCTTCTCCACCTGTGGCTCCCACCTGTcagttgtttgcttgttttatggAACAGGCCTTGGGGTGTATCTCAGTTCAGCTGTCTCACGTTCTCCCAGGAAAGGTGCAGTGGCCTCAGTGGTGTATACTGTGGTAACCCCCATGCTGAACCCTTTCATCTACAGCCTGAGGAATAGGGACATCAAAAGGGCTATGTGGAGGCTCTTCAGCAAAACCATCTGA